Proteins encoded by one window of Macaca fascicularis isolate 582-1 chromosome 10, T2T-MFA8v1.1:
- the MIOX gene encoding inositol oxygenase isoform X1 has translation MKVMVGPDPSLVYRPDVDPEVAKDKASFRNYTSGPLLDRVFTTYKLMHTHQTVDFVRSKHAQFGGFSYKKMTIMEAVDLLDGLVDESDPDVDFPNSFHAFQTAEGIRKAHPDKDWFQLVGLLHDLGKVLALFGEPQWAVVGDTFPVGCRPQASVVFRDSTFQDNPDLQDPRYSTELGMYQPHCGLDRVLMSWGHDEYMYQVMKFNKFSLPPEAFYMIRFHSFYPWHTGSDYQQLCSQQDLAMLPWVQEFNKFDLYTKCPDLPDVDKLRPYYQGLIDKYCPGILSW, from the exons ATGAAGGTGATGGTG GGCCCAGACCCTTCCCTGGTCTACCGACCTGATGTGGACCCAGAGGTGGCCAAAGACAAGGCCAGCTTCCGGAACTACACA TCGGGTCCCCTCCTGGACCGTGTCTTCACCACCTACAAGCTCATGCACACGCACCAGACGGTGGACTTCGTCAGGAGCAAG CATGCCCAGTTTGGGGGCTTCTCCTACAAGAAAATGACAATCATGGAGGCTGTGGACCTGCTGGATGGGCTGGTGGACGAGTCGGACCCAGATGTAGATTTCCCCAACTCCTTCCATGCCTTCCAGACAGCGGAGGGCATCCGGAAGGCCCACCCAGACAAGG ACTGGTTCCAGCTTGTTGGGCTCCTGCACGACCTGGGGAAGGTCCTGGCCCTGTTCGGGGAGCCCCAG TGGGCGGTCGTCGGAGACACCTTCCCTGTCGGATGCCGTCCCCAGGCTTCCGTGGTTTTCCGCGACTCCACCTTCCAGGACAACCCTGACCTCCAGGATCCTCGATACAG CACAGAACTCGGCATGTATCAGCCCCACTGCGGGCTCGACAGGGTCCTCATGTCCTGGGGCCACGATG AGTACATGTACCAGGTGATGAAGTTTAACAAGTTCTCACTGCCCCCGGAG GCTTTCTACATGATCCGGTTCCACTCCTTCTACCCCTGGCACACGGGCAGCGACTACCAGCAGCTGTGCAGCCAGCAGGACCTGGCCATGCTGCCCTGGGTACAGGAGTTCAA CAAGTTCGACCTCTACACCAAGTGCCCGGACCTGCCGGATGTGGACAAGCTGCGGCCCTACTACCAGGGGCTCATTGACAAGTACTGCCCTGGCATCCTGAGCTGGTGA
- the MIOX gene encoding inositol oxygenase isoform X2 yields MKVMVGPDPSLVYRPDVDPEVAKDKASFRNYTSGPLLDRVFTTYKLMHTHQTVDFVRSKHAQFGGFSYKKMTIMEAVDLLDGLVDESDPDVDFPNSFHAFQTAEGIRKAHPDKVPNLPCPSPSQTGSSLLGSCTTWGRSWPCSGSPSGRSSETPSLSDAVPRLPWFSATPPSRTTLTSRILDTEYMYQVMKFNKFSLPPEAFYMIRFHSFYPWHTGSDYQQLCSQQDLAMLPWVQEFNKFDLYTKCPDLPDVDKLRPYYQGLIDKYCPGILSW; encoded by the exons ATGAAGGTGATGGTG GGCCCAGACCCTTCCCTGGTCTACCGACCTGATGTGGACCCAGAGGTGGCCAAAGACAAGGCCAGCTTCCGGAACTACACA TCGGGTCCCCTCCTGGACCGTGTCTTCACCACCTACAAGCTCATGCACACGCACCAGACGGTGGACTTCGTCAGGAGCAAG CATGCCCAGTTTGGGGGCTTCTCCTACAAGAAAATGACAATCATGGAGGCTGTGGACCTGCTGGATGGGCTGGTGGACGAGTCGGACCCAGATGTAGATTTCCCCAACTCCTTCCATGCCTTCCAGACAGCGGAGGGCATCCGGAAGGCCCACCCAGACAAGG TCCCCAACCTACCCTGTCCATCCCCCTCCCAGACTGGTTCCAGCTTGTTGGGCTCCTGCACGACCTGGGGAAGGTCCTGGCCCTGTTCGGGGAGCCCCAG TGGGCGGTCGTCGGAGACACCTTCCCTGTCGGATGCCGTCCCCAGGCTTCCGTGGTTTTCCGCGACTCCACCTTCCAGGACAACCCTGACCTCCAGGATCCTCGATACAG AGTACATGTACCAGGTGATGAAGTTTAACAAGTTCTCACTGCCCCCGGAG GCTTTCTACATGATCCGGTTCCACTCCTTCTACCCCTGGCACACGGGCAGCGACTACCAGCAGCTGTGCAGCCAGCAGGACCTGGCCATGCTGCCCTGGGTACAGGAGTTCAA CAAGTTCGACCTCTACACCAAGTGCCCGGACCTGCCGGATGTGGACAAGCTGCGGCCCTACTACCAGGGGCTCATTGACAAGTACTGCCCTGGCATCCTGAGCTGGTGA
- the ADM2 gene encoding protein ADM2, with protein MARIPTAALGCISLLCLQLPGVLSRSLGGDPRPVKPREPPARTPSSNLQPRHPAPRPVVWKLHQALQPQRGAGLAPAMGQPLRDGGRQHSGPRRHSGSRRTQAQLLRVGCVLGTCQVQNLSHRLWQLMGPAGRQDSAPVDPSSPHSYG; from the exons ATGGCCCGGATCCCGACGGCCGCCCTGGGTTGCATCAGCCTCCTCTGCCTGCAGCTCCCTGGCGTGCTGTCCCGCAGCCTGGGCGGGGACCCGCGTCCCGTCAAACCCAG GGAGCCCCCAGCCCGGACCCCTTCCAGCAACCTGCAGCCCAGGCACCCCGCACCCCGACCTGTGGTTTGGAAGCTTCACCAGGCCCTCCAGCCACAGAGGGGTGCTGGCCTGGCCCCTGCTATGGGTCAGCCTCTCCGGGATGGTGGCCGCCAACACTCGGGCCCCCGAAGACACTCGGGCTCCCGCAGGACCCAAGCCCAGCTCCTGCGAGTGGGCTGTGTGCTGGGCACCTGTCAGGTGCAGAATCTCAGCCACCGCCTGTGGCAACTCATGGGACCGGCTGGCCGGCAGGACTCAGCTCCTGTGGACCCCAGCAGCCCCCACAGCTATGGCTGA